The genome window AACAAAGTAGTTCAGTCTATCTAGTTCTCTATTTCAACGTGACCTTAAAGCATTTTCCAAATAAAAAATATGAAGGGACAATGCTATATATCATTTATAGGAGAGGTATAATTTGAGGAGAATTGAAAGAAGAGCTACTCCCTCTCTATATTGCCCCTAGTTTCATGTGAGATAATGCTTACTGAGATTATCACTGCACTAAGAATGAGCATAGCTATCATTTCTACAAGTGGGAATAACGTTATTGAAGTAAAATAAAGGATAGTTGTGAGAAGTAAAGGGATGAAATTTCCAACCAAGAACCCTATATTCCAGCTTAAAGATACCCCAGTGCTTCTGATCTTAGTAGGGAAGTTCTCATTTACGTAAGTCATTATTCCCCCACCTCCAAATACAGAGACGAAGCCCAGAATTGAAACAAAAATTGGAATTAACGATCTTGAAGATAGAGGCATTAGTATGAAAACGGGTGAAAGCAATATTCCCAAAATCCCACCTATGATTGATATTTTCTTTCTGCCAATTCTTTCACTTAACTCACCTCCTATAAATGCCGAGATGATCGCTATTACACTATATATCAAGGACATGTATCCTATTTCAACCTTTGATAAGTGATTAACGGCATAAAGAAAGTTAGGTAACATGACGTTAACTAATGCGTTCATTGAAGCCCAAAGGGCAGTTAATGTTGATGCCAAAATAAATTGTCTCTTGTACGAGGAGATTAGCACTTTAGCTGGTGATTTCACTCTCTCCTTATTCCTCCTAAACCTTAAGGATTCAGGCATCAAGAAGCCAAAGGGTAATATAAGAAGAGAGGTTAAGAACATTATTCTCCATCCTATTTCAGTATAGTTAGAACTACCTATTACGGTAATTATTATGAAAAATATTACCGATGCCAAGAGGTAAGCTGAACCGCCAACTGCAAATCCAGATCCTCCAAACCAACCTCTATGCTTTTCTGGTAAATCCTCAACACCTACTACAGTAATTCCAGCTGATAGTCCTCCCGTAAAGAAACCTTGTATCATATATAATACTATTAACAATAAGGGGGAGGGATCTGGTATTAGTGCTATTGCAACTAAAGGCAAGGCTGAACCTAAACTGGATATTCTAGTAACTAATTTCCTGCCGTATTTATCGCTTATTGGTCCCAATACGTAAGCTCCTGGTACTCTCATTATTACATCAACTAGTAGTAAGCCGTAAACCCCTAATAGTGAGAGTACGTATGAACCTTTAAATAACGTTTGAGAGATGTATGGTGAGTTAAATACTAACAATATTGAGTAATTATATACCAGAAACGTATAACTCATGAAATTTAGGAATATTAACTTAATTTCCCTGCTTGATAGTGAGCTCATCTCGTTTAAAATTTAACATTTAGATAAAAATAATATCGGTCTTCCCTCAGACAATATAATCTCTTGAGAATACTCGTGTACTCGCCATTTGAAATACTATATTTAGCAATTGTAATAGACTCCCTCTCCTACACAATAGGTGCACTACTTTACGGCTCACCAATTCCAGTTAGAGGAGTCAAAGAGATGGGTCATAAAATGATCGTTAACTCGATTTACGTAGCAGTATTAGCTAACGGTTTTGGTCTAATCCTTTCCATACTATCCCAACTACAAAACATATTAGGAGTAAATTGGAATATCTTTTACTTAGACATAGGTCTCCTCCAAATCCAAACCGGAGTAGCAATTAATATGGGAAAATTTCTATACAGTATTATTGTGATAATACTCAATTATTTTAAGGTACCTAGCCAATTCTACTCTTTAGTAACTCCACTTTTACAATATATTTCATTTCTAACAGATATACTCATTTTACTAAACTTTTACATGGACATAGGTCTTTTCATTCAATCATCATATATGGTGCTAATTGCAATTGGAATACTATTGATGGCTCTCCCATTTCAGATGGGGAGGGGAATTGGAAGCATGATAATAGCCTTTACCATAGTGTTTTACATCGGACTCCCCCTTTTACCAATACTGATATCCAATAGTTCCCCTCTCCAAAACCAAAACTTTGTCTTACAAGACATAGCGTTACAAACTGAGGAGTTCTACGCACAAATTCCAGCTCTATTTTACTCCTTCATCTTAATTCCATTAACGTACATGGGAGTATTGGTGGGATTTTCATTCATTTTACAGAGTTTCCTAGGCGGTTATATTGGAAAATTACCTATCCCAGTTGAAATTTGATGAAAAATCTATATAAACAAGTTAATTACCTTTTATTTGTATGTTATTACAACCAAAAGACGAAGAAGAGAAATTAAT of Sulfolobus sp. E5-1-F contains these proteins:
- a CDS encoding MFS transporter; this translates as MLNEMSSLSSREIKLIFLNFMSYTFLVYNYSILLVFNSPYISQTLFKGSYVLSLLGVYGLLLVDVIMRVPGAYVLGPISDKYGRKLVTRISSLGSALPLVAIALIPDPSPLLLIVLYMIQGFFTGGLSAGITVVGVEDLPEKHRGWFGGSGFAVGGSAYLLASVIFFIIITVIGSSNYTEIGWRIMFLTSLLILPFGFLMPESLRFRRNKERVKSPAKVLISSYKRQFILASTLTALWASMNALVNVMLPNFLYAVNHLSKVEIGYMSLIYSVIAIISAFIGGELSERIGRKKISIIGGILGILLSPVFILMPLSSRSLIPIFVSILGFVSVFGGGGIMTYVNENFPTKIRSTGVSLSWNIGFLVGNFIPLLLTTILYFTSITLFPLVEMIAMLILSAVIISVSIISHETRGNIERE
- the cedA gene encoding DNA import protein CedA, which translates into the protein MYSPFEILYLAIVIDSLSYTIGALLYGSPIPVRGVKEMGHKMIVNSIYVAVLANGFGLILSILSQLQNILGVNWNIFYLDIGLLQIQTGVAINMGKFLYSIIVIILNYFKVPSQFYSLVTPLLQYISFLTDILILLNFYMDIGLFIQSSYMVLIAIGILLMALPFQMGRGIGSMIIAFTIVFYIGLPLLPILISNSSPLQNQNFVLQDIALQTEEFYAQIPALFYSFILIPLTYMGVLVGFSFILQSFLGGYIGKLPIPVEI